From the genome of Streptomyces xanthophaeus:
CGTGCTCGTGCTGTTCTTCCTCGATGGCGCGGCTCACGCTCGCGTTTCCCACCGAACGCTGGAGCGTCAGGACGCGCTGCGCGAGCGTACGCGGTCTCTCCGTGCGTCCGCCGCTCTTGCGGCCACCGGACTGCTCGGCCTGTGTCTTGTATGCGCGCACGGTGCTCCTCGCCACTCGACGCCCGATCAGGAATGGTCACCCGCACCGCGGCGGGAGCGAAAGGTCCGCGAGGGCAGAGTCGTGGGGGGTCCGGGTGGACGGGAGGGCCGTAAGGGCAAGGTCCGCGCTCGATGCCCCTCGGACCCCTCGGCCCGGGGACCCTCGCTCCCGGCTCACACGGGGCCTTCCGCATCGCTGCTCAGCACGGCGCGCAGGTCCACCCGCCGCCGTATGCCGAGCTTGCGGTACGTGCTGGTCAGATGGGTTTCCACGGTACGCAGCGCCAGGTGCAGAAGCTCGGAGATCTCGGCGTTCGTACGGCCGTCGGCGGCCAGTGCTGCGATCCGGCGTTCACCGGCGGTCAGCGAACCCGGGCCGGTGAGCGAGGTGTTCCGGCGGCGGGAGCCGCTGACGCGCAGGGCCCGTTCCGCGCTGGCCGACAGCCGGATCGCGCCGAGCCGTTCGGCCGCCGCCGCGGCCTCCCTGAGCAACGGGCGGGCCCGGCGGGGCTGCCCCGCGGCCGTGAGCTGGAGGCCGTGGGTGACGAGCGCGGGGATCAACTCGATGTCGAACGAGGTGCCGCGCAGGATGCCGACGGCCTCGGCGGTGAGTTCGAGACCACGTCGGCCGCCGGTGGCCGCGCCCAGGACGCGCAGCGCGCGGCCCCGGACCCGGGGAGTGCCCCACGCGGCGGCGTACCGGCTGTCTTCCTCGGCGAGCGCGAGCGCCTGGGGGGTTTCCCCCAGGAGGAGAAGGCATTCGGCGGCGGCCGAGCGCCACGGTGTGTTGACGAGGCTCTCCACGTCGCGGCCGAGTTGGCGCCTGCCGCACTCCCGGAAGTCGGCGAGTGCGCCCGCCGGATCGCCTACGGACGCACGCAGAACGCCGCGCGCATAGAGGAACCGGTTCAGCTCCCCACTGTCGTTCGCTTCCTCGACATCGATGTCGGCGATGAGTCGCTCGGCCTCGGCGGCGCGGCCGCGCTCGGCGAGTGCGATGACGCGATGGGCCAGGAGGTTGCTCACACCGGTACGAGCCGCGTCGGCCGGTGTCCGCAGCTTGTCGGCGGTCTCCTCCAGCAGCCACTGGTACTGGCCGCGTGCGGCGGCGGTGTCCGCCCGCGAGTCGAGCAGGGAGCGGTGGACGGGGTGCAGCGGCGTCAGCCAGTGCTCGGTCAGCCCGGCCCTGACGAGCCGTTCGGCGTCGTCCGAGGCGTCGGCCCACTGAGTCACGGCGGCGGCCGTGGCCAGTAAGTACGGCACCAGCAGGGGATCCTCCGGGGCGGCCAGCAGTTGCCGGATCTCTTCCACGGCCGACGCCGCGGACAGCGCTCCGGCCGCCGCCCTGTAGCGGATCAGCAGAGCGCGCAGGGCCGGGCTGATCCAGTCGGGGGACTGCTCGGCGCGCTCGCGGAGCCGGGTGTGGACGGCCCTGCGGATGTCCGGATCGTGGTCGGAGAAGAACGCCGATGCCGTCTGGACGGTACGGGCGAGGACGGGTTCCGCGTCCAGCGGACCCAGATCGCGCAGGACGTCGAGCGCGGCGTGCGGCCTGCCCTGGTTGGCCAGGGCGTTGCCCAGGTTGACGGCGGCCAGCACCCGCCCCCTGGTCTGCTCCTGCAGTCGCAGCGCTTCGGCGAGCCGGGGTATCCCGCCCGTCCGCTGGGTGGTGAACTCCAGTTCGCCGAGTTCGGTGAGTACCGCGGACCGTCGCTCGCGCGGCAGCGGTTCGTCCAGCGCGCGGCGCAGATAGAGCGCGGCGGCGTCGGTCCTGCCGGCCCTGGACGCTTCGGCCGCCGCGTCCAGGAGGGCTCTGTCGACGGGCGCCTCACCTCCGGCCGCACCGGGCGGCTCTGCCCCTCCGGCCGCGCCGGCGGGGGAGGTGCGCAGCAGATGCCCGGCCACTGCTTCGGCCCCGTCGCCCCGGCGTCGGCGCAGCTCGGCGGCGCGGTGGTGCAGAGACTGCCGGTGCGAGCGGGGCCAGCCGTCGAGGACGGCTCCGCGCAGCAGCGGATGCGCGAAGCGCGGGACGCCGGTGCCGGGGGCGCGGCGCAGCAGCCCGAGCCGGATCATCGCGGCGATCCAGCCCGCGACGCGGTCAGGATCGGCCCCGGTGAGCTCGGCGAGGAAGTCGACGAAGCCGCGGCCCGGGTCGGGCTCGCCGTGGCCGGCGGCCCCCGGGCAGAGGTCGGACGTTCCAGCCCCGTCGGGGAACCCGCGTCCCCCGACTCCCTGTTCGCTGTCCTCCTGCACTCCCTCGTCGCACTGTTCCGGAGTCGAACCCTCCAGTTCTGCCAGCGCGCGGGCCACCAGGGTGCTTTCGTGACCCGTGCTCTTCAGCCACCACGAGACAGCCGCGACGAACGCCCCCGGGTACAGCTCGGCGCACCTTTCGGGAAGCCGCGGCTCCGGGCCGCTGCTGTCCCACGCGCCGTACGGGAAGACCGCCCTCAGGTCGTCGAGCAGCGAGCGCAGCAGCAGCGGATTGCCGGCGCCGGCCCGTACGCAGCCGTCCAGCCAGGCGTCGCTGGTGTCCGGGCCCAGGGCTCCGCGGACCAGTTCCGCGGCGGCGGAGCGGCTCAGCGGCGTGAGCGCGTGCATCCGCACGGTGTCGGGGGGCAAGGAGTACGCGAGGCCCGCTCGGGGCGGGGTGATGTCGTACTGCCCTCGTTCGGTGACCACCATGAGGACCGGCATTCCGGTCAGCCGCCGGGCGGCCTCGGTCAGCCAGTTCCGGGAGGCCTGGTCGGCGAGGTGCACGTCATCCACGGTGATCAGCAGGGGGGACGCGGCCGCGTGCTCGCACAATAATCGCCACAGGCGGGACGAGTGGCTCGAGAGCTTCAGAGTCTGCGGGGCACCATGGAGGTCGCCGGGGTCGGGCTCCGCGTCGAGAAGCCGCTGCACCAGGGCGAGGGGGGCGCCGGGGCAGTCGGCCGAGGCATGGGCCCGCAGGACCTGCATGCCGAGCTTCGCGCCCTGTTCGGCGGCGACCTCCAGCAGTGCGCTGCGGCCCGTGCCGGTGGGCGCGCGGAACAGGACCAGTCGACCCGATCCGTTCAAAGCTCGATCGGTCTCCGCCGCCAGCAGCTCCAGCGCGCCGTCGCGTTCCAGGAGCCCGGCGGAGCCGGGACCAGGGATCGACGGTGTGGCCGGATCGAGTGGGTGACGTCGTGGCCGGATCGATCCCACTGTCACGCCGATCTCGTGGTCGGTCTCGTGGTAAGCCACGGTGGTGGTCGTCCCCTCGGCGAAGGAAGGATGTAGCAGGCACGCTTTGTTCTGATGAGTGAGACGTGAGGACGTATGGCATGGTTCTTCGAAACTCGAACAGAATTCCGGTAGAGGTTCACGCGTCGGACCCGCTGTCCCTGGACGGAGCGGTCAGCCAACTGCGCCGCCACTCCGAGGTGGAGCTCTTCGAGGAGGGCGCGAGCCGGCCGGGCACGGTCGCGGTCCTGCTCGCGGACGTGCTGGACGAACCCACGATGTCGCGGCTGAGGCGGCTGACGCGCGCGGACGGCATCAGGGCGGTCCTCGTCACGAGCCTCATCCGCGAGGCGGAGCTGCTCCAGGTGATCGAGTACGGGGTCGGCGCGATCGTCTGGCGGCGCGAGGCCACCGGACACCGCCTTCTCCAAGCGGTCCTCGCGGCCTCCCGGGGCGACGGGGACCTGCCGTCGGACCTGCTGGGACGGCTGATGGCCCAGGTCGGTACGCTGCAGCGCGGCACGACCAGCGTGTCGGGAGCCACGGTGTCCGGCCTCGCACCGCGTGAGATCGATGTGCTCCGACTGGTAGCCGAAGGGCTGGATACCGCGGAGATCGCCGGCAAACTCTCGTACTCCGAACGCACGGTCAAGAACGTCATGCACGGCCTGACGACCCGCCTGCAGCTCCGTAACCGGGCCCATGCCGTGGCCTACGCCTTGCGCGAAGGCTACATCTGACGTCTCGCGCGCCGGCACCGCGCCGGTACAAGGTCCCCGAGGACAGGAGCAGGGCGACGCGGGGGCAGCGGAGTTGCCCCCGGATCGTCCCCCGGGTGCCTCGCGGGCCGGCGCCCCGGCGGCCACGATGGACCGGGCTCCTCCATGCCCGGGCGTCGACGACGAAGGGCAGCGCGACCGTGATTCACGAGGTGGACGACATCCTGAGAGGGCTGCTCATCCGCGGCTCCTTCGCGGGGTCCGAAGTCGAAGTCGCCTTCGACGCCCCGACGCGCGACTGGGCGGCCCGACGCAACGCGCCGACCGTCGACGCGTATCTCTACGACATCCGCGAGGACACCAAGCGGCGCCAGCGCGGCAGGATCGGGCTCCGCGACGAGCAGGGGATCACCGTCAAGGAGCACCAGCCGCCGCGCTGGTTCCGGCTCTCGTACCTCGTCACGGCCTGGACCAAGCGTCCGCAGGACGAGCACCGGATGCTCTCCGCGGTACTGCACACGCTGCTGCCCAAGGAGATCCTGCCGCCGGAGGACCTGACGGGCACCCTCGCCGAACTCGGCCTCTCCGTCCCGTTGACCGTCGCGGGGCTGCACACCGAGGCGCGCTCGCTCGCGGACATCTGGTCCGCGCTGGGCGGTGAACTCAAGCCCTCGCTCGACGTGGTGATCACCGCACCCTTCCTGGCATCCCCCGACTACCGCGTCGGGCCGCCGGTCACGGAGGGGCTCGGCGTCCGGGTCCGGGGCACGGACGGCGGGTCCGACGACGGTCCCACGCGCCAGCACAGCGCGAAGAGCGTGGCCGCCGCCAAGGAGGACTTCGTGCGGAGGAACAGCAGGACGGGATCGGTTCAGGAGCAGCAGAAGTGAACGACCCCTCCCCCCTGCTCGAACGGCTCGCGCAACTGCGCGCGCGGGTGGCCCTCCTCGTCGATCGCCGCAGCGCCACGGACCCGACGGCCACCGACCCGATGCGCGGGATGTACCTGACGGGGGAGGCGGTACAGCACCTGCTGTTCGGGCGGACAGAAACGGAAGGCCTGACTCCGTCCGGCCCGGACGAGTGGCAGGGGCCCGGCGAACCCGGCGCGGCAGAGCAGCCGGAAACCGAGGACGCGGCGGAGTCGGACGAGACCTGGCCGTCCGAGGACGACCGCCTCCACTGGCTCGCCCACTGGCTGCGCCTCAGCCCCCTCGACACCCAGATCCTGCTGATCGCGCTGGCGCCCGACCTGGACCGCTCCTTCGAGGCGCTGTACGGCTACCTCAATGACGACGTGACCCGTCGCCGGGCGACCGTGGCGCTCGCGCTCGACCTGTGCGGGGTGCCCACGCACTCCGCCGCCGGACGCTCCCGGTTCCATCCGGCCGCACGGCTGCTCGCGCGCGGGCTGATCGAGGTGGACGACCCCGAACGCCCCTTCCTCAGCCGCTCCTTGCGCGTTCCCGACCGGGTCGTGGCACATCTGCTCGGTGACGACACCCCGGACCCGGCGCTGCAGGGCACCGTACGTCCGCTTTCGTACCGGCCCGGTGCAGCGGACGAGGAGAACGCGGCGGCCACCGGCACGCCGGACGGCGGCGACGGCGACCCGCTGACCCGGAGACTGGCCGGGCACCTCGCGGCGCGCCCGCTCACCGCCTACCTGCGCGAGCACCGCGACGGCGACGGCCTCGCCTGCGCCACCGCCGCCCTGGGCGCGGCGGGCATCCCGGCCCTGCACTTCGCGCCGGCAGGACGCCCCGAGGAGCACCGCCCCGAGGAGCACGCGCCCGAGCACCGTCCGGCCGGGGAACGCCTCCCGTACCGGGAACTGCTGCGCGAGGCACGGCTGACGGGACGCGCGATCGTGGTGACCTCGCTGCCCGAGAAGCCCGGGGAACTGATCCGGGCGCTCACCGTGGCGGACGTCCCGGTCCTGTTCGCGGACCCGCGCCCGTACGACCCGCAGTGGTGCGACAGCGGACGTGACCCGATCGTGCTGGACGCGCCGCGGCAGCGGGCCGGCGATCTCGACGCCTGGCGGGCGGCGCTCGGCCCCCCGGAGCCGGCGTTCGACCTGGCGCCGGTCGTCGCCGCGTACCGGCTCGGGCCCGTCGGGATCGACCGCGCGTCCCGCGCGGCGCGCGACCTCGCTGCGTTCGACGGTACGGAACTGTCCGCCGCGCACCTGCGGTTCGCGGCGCGGCAGCAGTCCGCGTCGGGCCTCGAGAGGCACGCCCGCCGCATCCGGCCTGACGTCGGCTGGAACGACCTGGTCCTGCCCGAAGGCCCGCTGGCGCAGCTGCGGGAGCTGGTCCTTCGGGCCCGACACCGCGACCGGGTGCTCGGCGACTGGCGGCTGAGCACGGGCGGCGGGCGCGGGCGGGGCGTGGTGGGGCTGTTCGCGGGCGACTCCGGGACCGGGAAGACGCTCTCCGCCGAAGTCGTCGCGGGGGAACTGGGCCTGGACCTCTACGTCGTACAGCTACCGTCCGTCGTGGACAAGTACGTCGGCGAGACGGAGAAGAACCTGGAGCGGATCTTCACCGAGGCCGACCGTACGGACACGGTGCTGCTCTTCGACGAGGCGGACGCGGTCTTCGGCAAGCGCTCCGAGGTCAGCAGCTCCAACGACCGCCACGCGAACATGGAGAGCGCCTACCTCCTGCAGCGTCTGGAGTCGTTCGACGGAATCGCCCTGCTGACCACCAACCTGCGCTCCAACATCGACGACGCCTTCACCCGCCGGCTGGACCTGGTGGTCGACTTCCCCTTCCCGGACGAGGAGCAGCGTCTGGCGCTGTGGCGGCACAGCCTCGCCCACGTCCCCTGCGCCGAGGACATCGATCCGGCCTTCTGCGCACGGGACTTCGAGCTGGCGGGCGGCTCGATCCGCAGCGCGGTCGTCACGGCCGCGTACGCGGCGGCGGGCCGGGGCGACGGTGTATCGACGGCGGATCTCCTGGCCGGCGCCCGGCGCGAGTACCGCAAGGCGGGCCGGCTCGTCCTGGACGACGCCTCCTGGTAGACCGTCCTCGGACAGCGTGTCCAGGCCAGGGCGCGTCCTGGCCGAACGGTTACGTGACGCGGGTCCGCAGCGGCCGGACGGCGCGGGTCCGCAGCGGCCGGACCGCGAGGGTCCGGCCGCTGCGGGCGACGACCCGGGCCGCGGCTACTTCATCGGTCCCGGGAGCCAGTCCTTGGCCGTCACCGTGCCCGGCGTGGTCTGCTCGTGGACCCAGCCCAGTTTCGCCTTCGTGAGAGTCGGCTCGTCGAGGACCCCGGTCTGCTCGGCCCCGAACTGGGCCTGGTACTCCTTGATCCGGTCCGTGTCGGCCCGAGTCGGCTTCTCCTGGAGCTGGACGTGCTTGCGCAGGTAGTCGATGTTGGCCTTCGTATACG
Proteins encoded in this window:
- a CDS encoding LuxR C-terminal-related transcriptional regulator, producing the protein MAYHETDHEIGVTVGSIRPRRHPLDPATPSIPGPGSAGLLERDGALELLAAETDRALNGSGRLVLFRAPTGTGRSALLEVAAEQGAKLGMQVLRAHASADCPGAPLALVQRLLDAEPDPGDLHGAPQTLKLSSHSSRLWRLLCEHAAASPLLITVDDVHLADQASRNWLTEAARRLTGMPVLMVVTERGQYDITPPRAGLAYSLPPDTVRMHALTPLSRSAAAELVRGALGPDTSDAWLDGCVRAGAGNPLLLRSLLDDLRAVFPYGAWDSSGPEPRLPERCAELYPGAFVAAVSWWLKSTGHESTLVARALAELEGSTPEQCDEGVQEDSEQGVGGRGFPDGAGTSDLCPGAAGHGEPDPGRGFVDFLAELTGADPDRVAGWIAAMIRLGLLRRAPGTGVPRFAHPLLRGAVLDGWPRSHRQSLHHRAAELRRRRGDGAEAVAGHLLRTSPAGAAGGAEPPGAAGGEAPVDRALLDAAAEASRAGRTDAAALYLRRALDEPLPRERRSAVLTELGELEFTTQRTGGIPRLAEALRLQEQTRGRVLAAVNLGNALANQGRPHAALDVLRDLGPLDAEPVLARTVQTASAFFSDHDPDIRRAVHTRLRERAEQSPDWISPALRALLIRYRAAAGALSAASAVEEIRQLLAAPEDPLLVPYLLATAAAVTQWADASDDAERLVRAGLTEHWLTPLHPVHRSLLDSRADTAAARGQYQWLLEETADKLRTPADAARTGVSNLLAHRVIALAERGRAAEAERLIADIDVEEANDSGELNRFLYARGVLRASVGDPAGALADFRECGRRQLGRDVESLVNTPWRSAAAECLLLLGETPQALALAEEDSRYAAAWGTPRVRGRALRVLGAATGGRRGLELTAEAVGILRGTSFDIELIPALVTHGLQLTAAGQPRRARPLLREAAAAAERLGAIRLSASAERALRVSGSRRRNTSLTGPGSLTAGERRIAALAADGRTNAEISELLHLALRTVETHLTSTYRKLGIRRRVDLRAVLSSDAEGPV
- a CDS encoding helix-turn-helix transcriptional regulator gives rise to the protein MVLRNSNRIPVEVHASDPLSLDGAVSQLRRHSEVELFEEGASRPGTVAVLLADVLDEPTMSRLRRLTRADGIRAVLVTSLIREAELLQVIEYGVGAIVWRREATGHRLLQAVLAASRGDGDLPSDLLGRLMAQVGTLQRGTTSVSGATVSGLAPREIDVLRLVAEGLDTAEIAGKLSYSERTVKNVMHGLTTRLQLRNRAHAVAYALREGYI
- a CDS encoding DUF4255 domain-containing protein; amino-acid sequence: MIHEVDDILRGLLIRGSFAGSEVEVAFDAPTRDWAARRNAPTVDAYLYDIREDTKRRQRGRIGLRDEQGITVKEHQPPRWFRLSYLVTAWTKRPQDEHRMLSAVLHTLLPKEILPPEDLTGTLAELGLSVPLTVAGLHTEARSLADIWSALGGELKPSLDVVITAPFLASPDYRVGPPVTEGLGVRVRGTDGGSDDGPTRQHSAKSVAAAKEDFVRRNSRTGSVQEQQK
- a CDS encoding ATP-binding protein is translated as MNDPSPLLERLAQLRARVALLVDRRSATDPTATDPMRGMYLTGEAVQHLLFGRTETEGLTPSGPDEWQGPGEPGAAEQPETEDAAESDETWPSEDDRLHWLAHWLRLSPLDTQILLIALAPDLDRSFEALYGYLNDDVTRRRATVALALDLCGVPTHSAAGRSRFHPAARLLARGLIEVDDPERPFLSRSLRVPDRVVAHLLGDDTPDPALQGTVRPLSYRPGAADEENAAATGTPDGGDGDPLTRRLAGHLAARPLTAYLREHRDGDGLACATAALGAAGIPALHFAPAGRPEEHRPEEHAPEHRPAGERLPYRELLREARLTGRAIVVTSLPEKPGELIRALTVADVPVLFADPRPYDPQWCDSGRDPIVLDAPRQRAGDLDAWRAALGPPEPAFDLAPVVAAYRLGPVGIDRASRAARDLAAFDGTELSAAHLRFAARQQSASGLERHARRIRPDVGWNDLVLPEGPLAQLRELVLRARHRDRVLGDWRLSTGGGRGRGVVGLFAGDSGTGKTLSAEVVAGELGLDLYVVQLPSVVDKYVGETEKNLERIFTEADRTDTVLLFDEADAVFGKRSEVSSSNDRHANMESAYLLQRLESFDGIALLTTNLRSNIDDAFTRRLDLVVDFPFPDEEQRLALWRHSLAHVPCAEDIDPAFCARDFELAGGSIRSAVVTAAYAAAGRGDGVSTADLLAGARREYRKAGRLVLDDASW